One segment of Marinobacter sediminum DNA contains the following:
- a CDS encoding PhoH family protein: MNTNDHRQFDLHPVDQRRLATLCGQFDENLKQIERRLQVKVGRRGHHFRVEGETEHVAAAVEVIRHLYRETEASDDIPPDTVHLFIRETGFERLPEDVPFDGAVTVIKTPKLQAKPRGANQQKYVHSIRSHDINFGIGPAGTGKTWLAVACAVEALKDEQVKRILLVRPAVEAGEKLGFLPGDLAQKVDPYLRPLYDALYEMLGFDQVTRLIEKSVIEIAPLAFMRGRTLNNSFIILDESQNTTREQMKMFLTRIGFGSTAVITGDTTQVDLPRGQNSGLIHAAGVLGKVPGIGFTRFGAKDVVRHPLVQRIVEAYDSFDDGSTANQ; this comes from the coding sequence TTGAACACCAACGATCACAGACAGTTTGACCTGCATCCCGTAGACCAGCGACGCCTGGCAACGCTATGCGGCCAGTTCGATGAAAACCTGAAGCAGATTGAGCGGCGCCTGCAGGTGAAGGTTGGCCGGCGTGGTCATCACTTCCGTGTGGAAGGTGAAACCGAGCACGTCGCTGCGGCTGTTGAGGTGATCCGTCACCTTTACCGGGAAACCGAAGCCTCTGACGACATCCCACCAGATACCGTACACCTGTTTATCCGGGAAACCGGCTTTGAACGCCTGCCGGAAGATGTGCCGTTTGACGGTGCCGTAACGGTGATCAAAACGCCCAAGCTACAGGCCAAACCCCGCGGCGCGAACCAACAGAAGTACGTTCATAGCATACGCTCCCACGACATCAACTTCGGTATTGGGCCTGCGGGTACGGGCAAGACCTGGCTGGCGGTTGCCTGTGCGGTTGAGGCGCTGAAGGACGAGCAGGTGAAGCGGATTCTGCTGGTGCGGCCTGCGGTGGAGGCCGGCGAGAAGCTGGGATTCCTGCCCGGCGATCTGGCCCAGAAGGTGGATCCTTACCTGCGCCCGCTCTACGATGCACTTTATGAGATGCTGGGCTTTGATCAGGTAACCAGGCTGATTGAAAAAAGTGTGATTGAAATTGCACCACTGGCTTTCATGCGGGGCCGGACACTGAACAACTCTTTTATCATTCTGGATGAGAGCCAGAACACCACCCGGGAGCAGATGAAGATGTTCCTGACCCGGATCGGCTTTGGCTCAACGGCAGTCATCACCGGTGATACGACTCAGGTCGACCTGCCACGGGGACAGAATTCCGGCCTCATTCATGCCGCCGGCGTGCTTGGCAAAGTCCCCGGCATCGGCTTTACCCGCTTTGGCGCGAAGGACGTTGTGCGCCATCCGCTGGTACAACGCATTGTTGAAGCCTACGACTCGTTTGATGATGGGAGTACCGCAAACCAGTGA
- the ybeY gene encoding rRNA maturation RNase YbeY, which translates to MSELTVDFQNVYDGPGVPEASLFQTWAQAAWQHENPSEVTIRIVGALESQGLNHEYRGKDKPTNVLSFPFEAPAGITVSLAGDLVICAPVVEHEAVEQHKEAVAHWAHMVVHGMLHLQGYDHIEDGDAEVMEALEVRLLAQLGFGNPYEAEETEKDS; encoded by the coding sequence GTGAGTGAGCTGACGGTCGATTTCCAGAACGTTTATGACGGCCCCGGTGTGCCCGAGGCTTCCCTCTTTCAGACCTGGGCACAAGCCGCCTGGCAGCATGAAAATCCATCCGAGGTGACGATTCGTATTGTCGGAGCACTTGAAAGTCAGGGCCTGAATCATGAGTATCGCGGGAAGGACAAACCCACCAACGTGTTGTCCTTTCCATTTGAAGCGCCAGCCGGTATAACGGTTTCATTGGCCGGAGATCTAGTTATTTGCGCGCCAGTAGTTGAACATGAGGCTGTGGAGCAACATAAAGAAGCGGTAGCTCACTGGGCTCACATGGTGGTGCATGGCATGTTGCATCTCCAGGGCTACGATCACATCGAAGACGGCGATGCCGAGGTCATGGAAGCCCTCGAAGTCCGGTTGCTGGCGCAGCTTGGATTTGGCAACCCTTACGAAGCAGAGGAAACGGAAAAAGACTCATGA
- a CDS encoding HlyC/CorC family transporter, translating to MSDDQSSRSQGGKSWLERISQAFSSGPESVEDVLEILRDAESQNIIDTDAMSLIEGAMQVIDMRVEEIMIPRSQMVTVKASQEPKEFLGEIISSAHSRFPVIGDSPDDVIGVLLAKDLLPLALNNDLNWSNIREILRPPTFVPESKRLNQLLKEFKENRNHMAIVVDEYGGTAGLITIEDVLEQIVGEIEDEHDFDEETHIKARGDGTYAVKAVTPVDDFNEFFKTDLDEEDFDTIGGLVLKEFGHLPRRGETVAFSGLRFTIANADNRVIRLLQVTRSDQ from the coding sequence ATGAGCGACGATCAGTCGAGTCGCAGTCAGGGCGGAAAGTCCTGGCTGGAACGTATATCACAGGCCTTTTCCAGCGGGCCTGAGTCCGTAGAGGACGTGCTGGAAATCCTGAGGGACGCCGAGTCCCAGAACATCATCGATACCGACGCAATGAGCCTCATTGAGGGCGCCATGCAGGTCATCGATATGCGCGTGGAAGAAATCATGATTCCGCGCTCCCAGATGGTCACGGTCAAGGCATCCCAGGAGCCGAAAGAGTTTCTTGGAGAAATCATTTCCTCTGCCCACAGCCGCTTTCCTGTTATCGGCGACAGTCCGGATGACGTCATCGGTGTACTCCTCGCCAAGGACCTGCTGCCGCTGGCCCTGAACAACGACCTTAACTGGTCCAATATCCGCGAGATTCTTAGGCCACCTACCTTCGTGCCGGAGAGCAAGCGCCTCAATCAGCTGCTCAAGGAATTCAAGGAAAACCGCAATCACATGGCCATCGTGGTGGACGAGTACGGCGGAACGGCCGGGTTGATCACGATTGAAGACGTGCTGGAACAGATTGTTGGTGAAATCGAAGACGAGCACGATTTCGACGAAGAGACCCATATCAAGGCACGCGGAGATGGAACTTACGCGGTCAAGGCGGTCACTCCGGTTGATGATTTCAATGAGTTCTTCAAGACCGATCTGGACGAGGAAGACTTCGATACCATTGGCGGTCTTGTACTCAAGGAGTTCGGTCACCTGCCCAGAAGGGGTGAGACGGTTGCATTCTCTGGCTTGCGCTTTACTATTGCCAACGCCGATAACCGTGTCATCCGTCTGTTGCAGGTAACCCGAAGTGACCAGTGA
- the lnt gene encoding apolipoprotein N-acyltransferase, protein MTSDSAEIRGLKSPLSANGVLGSAALLVAGALQTLTFSPFNFWWLGPVSILLILLVTVPLKPEKLFKAGWLTGLGLFGSGASWVYISISEYGNTSVPVAILLTVLFVAGLALFHGLAFWFWGKLAKDSPIRRLILFPAIWILGDWLRGWLLTGFPWLYLGTAHTDGPLAGLAPLVGVHGITLWITVTGAALYGMWWLIIHLRHVAAAITTVIALVPWLVAPAMNRLDWTEISKEPTSFAAMQGNIPQQIKWDPDFLKDQIVTYLGMTEEYWKTDLILWPETAIPIPQDQAGKIIEHIDQQLGENSTLITGIPWYGFSDRIEDFTFHNSIMAVGNGEGIYHKQKLVPFGEYVPLQGLLRGLIGFFDLPMSSFSPGPEYQGPLKANGINIMPFICYEVAYPDFVAFNSRKANLLLTISNDGWFGDSIGPLQHLQIARMRALETGRYMLRGTNNGVTAIIDNKGVVTETIPHFERATLSGDVFTAEGNTPYMQTGSWPVLTLAVILIVFVRERVIPRFSATGS, encoded by the coding sequence GTGACCAGTGACTCTGCTGAAATTCGGGGATTGAAGTCCCCGTTATCCGCTAACGGCGTGCTGGGCTCGGCGGCTCTCCTGGTAGCCGGCGCCCTGCAAACGCTGACGTTTTCTCCTTTCAATTTCTGGTGGCTGGGGCCGGTCTCGATCCTGCTCATTCTGCTGGTGACCGTTCCGCTGAAACCGGAGAAGCTGTTCAAAGCGGGCTGGCTGACAGGGTTGGGACTTTTCGGCAGCGGAGCAAGCTGGGTTTATATAAGCATCAGCGAATACGGCAATACGTCCGTGCCTGTTGCCATCCTGCTAACGGTATTGTTTGTAGCCGGGCTGGCACTTTTTCACGGCCTGGCATTCTGGTTCTGGGGTAAGCTTGCGAAAGACAGTCCCATCCGCAGGCTGATCCTGTTCCCGGCCATATGGATTCTTGGTGACTGGCTCCGCGGCTGGCTTCTCACCGGATTTCCCTGGTTATACCTTGGCACCGCGCACACCGACGGACCTCTCGCAGGTCTGGCCCCGCTTGTCGGGGTGCATGGCATCACACTCTGGATCACGGTAACTGGTGCAGCGCTCTATGGCATGTGGTGGCTAATTATTCACCTTCGCCATGTTGCTGCCGCCATCACAACTGTTATTGCCCTGGTGCCCTGGCTCGTCGCCCCGGCCATGAATCGTCTGGACTGGACCGAAATAAGCAAAGAGCCCACAAGCTTTGCCGCTATGCAGGGCAATATTCCCCAGCAAATCAAATGGGACCCCGACTTCCTGAAAGACCAGATCGTGACTTATCTGGGCATGACCGAAGAGTACTGGAAAACAGACCTGATTCTGTGGCCTGAAACGGCGATTCCGATTCCACAGGACCAGGCGGGAAAGATCATCGAACACATCGACCAGCAACTGGGTGAAAACAGCACCCTGATCACTGGCATACCCTGGTACGGATTCAGCGACCGCATCGAAGACTTCACTTTCCACAACAGCATCATGGCTGTCGGAAACGGTGAAGGCATCTATCACAAGCAGAAACTGGTGCCTTTCGGCGAGTATGTGCCCTTACAGGGCCTGTTACGTGGCCTGATCGGGTTCTTCGACCTGCCAATGAGCAGTTTCAGCCCAGGACCGGAATACCAGGGTCCGCTGAAAGCCAACGGCATAAATATCATGCCGTTTATCTGCTATGAAGTGGCCTACCCGGACTTTGTCGCATTTAACAGCCGCAAGGCCAATCTTCTCCTCACCATCAGTAATGATGGCTGGTTCGGAGATTCCATCGGCCCCTTACAGCACCTCCAGATTGCCCGCATGCGCGCGTTGGAAACCGGGCGCTACATGCTTCGAGGCACCAATAACGGCGTAACAGCCATTATTGATAACAAAGGCGTTGTAACCGAGACTATTCCTCATTTCGAGCGCGCCACCCTCTCCGGCGATGTCTTCACCGCTGAAGGCAACACGCCCTACATGCAAACAGGCTCATGGCCGGTGCTGACACTGGCCGTCATCCTGATTGTTTTTGTCCGGGAACGGGTTATTCCTCGTTTCTCGGCCACCGGCTCGTAA
- a CDS encoding zinc ribbon-containing protein, with protein MSGPERNHLSGKALEAYDRMLQRVRGRLNELQESSLEILETEVQNAVEFEYELEEMTRDEADLLGAYLERDLEHLLHFVEETGEGLKEWLQLDISLLEHQLADSLFSVADQTFVDALELRQKLDNKDTSHYISGEVATAGMFRCLNCSHMRCLTATSHLEPCEACGSHYYERVTSRWPRNEE; from the coding sequence ATGTCAGGTCCAGAAAGAAATCATTTGTCCGGTAAGGCCCTTGAGGCGTATGACCGCATGCTGCAGAGGGTACGGGGTCGGTTGAATGAGTTGCAGGAAAGCTCTCTGGAGATTCTGGAGACGGAAGTACAAAACGCCGTCGAGTTTGAGTACGAGCTTGAGGAGATGACTCGGGATGAGGCGGACCTGCTGGGAGCTTACCTCGAACGGGACCTGGAGCATCTGCTGCACTTTGTCGAGGAAACGGGAGAAGGCCTGAAGGAATGGTTGCAGCTGGATATATCTTTACTGGAGCACCAGCTGGCGGACAGCCTGTTCTCCGTCGCGGACCAAACCTTCGTGGACGCCCTGGAGTTGCGGCAGAAACTGGATAACAAAGATACGAGCCACTATATCTCAGGTGAAGTGGCGACAGCGGGAATGTTTCGCTGTCTGAACTGCAGTCATATGCGTTGCCTGACGGCCACCAGTCATCTGGAACCCTGCGAAGCCTGCGGGTCCCACTATTACGAACGGGTTACGAGCCGGTGGCCGAGAAACGAGGAATAA
- the leuS gene encoding leucine--tRNA ligase translates to MDEQYNPRNVEEHARNFWQENNTFTVKEEPGKPKYYCLSMFPYPSGKLHMGHVRNYTIGDVISRYQRMQGKNVMQPMGWDAFGLPAENAAIANKTAPAKWTYANIEYMKNQLKQLGFGYDWNRELATCKPDYYRWEQWFFARLYEKGLVYKKMSTVNWDPVDQTVLANEQVVDGRGWRSGAVVEQKKIPQWFIRITDYAEELLKDLDQLEDWPEQVKTMQRNWIGKSVGTELTFPLKDSDDGLTVYTTRPDTLMGVSYMAVAAEHPLAKASAERHRDVAEFVEECRNSKVAEAELATMEKKGIDTGFKAVHPLTQEEIPVWIANFVLTDYGTGALMAVPGHDERDHEFALKYRLPIKQVIAARDGREIDVQEIAFTEKGTLVSSGKYSGLTSEEAFDEIAEYLEEQGIGKRTVNYRLRDWGVSRQRYWGAPIPMMTLEDGTERPVPDDQLPVRLPEDVEMDGVQSPIKADPEWAKTDFEGQPATLETDTFDTFMESSWYYARFCSPNYDKGMLDPAAANYWLPVDQYIGGIEHAILHLLYARFFHKLLRDVGLVTSSEPFNRLLCQGMVLAETYFRTDDSGKTTWIAPADVTVERDSKGQVIRAIHKEDGEPVEIGGVTKMSKSKNNGIDPQAIIDQHGADTVRLFMMFAAPPEQSLEWSDSGVEGAHRFLKRLWRMVSEHTSAGPAPTLNAAELNDAQKDLRRKTHETIAKVSDDVSRRLTFNTAIAAVMELLNEVGKLSDDAPQSRAVRQEALNTAVLVLAPIVPHICHTLWQALGHEEPVVDARWPEADEKAMVRSQIQVVLQVNGKVRGKEDVPTDISKADLEKLALENENVMRFTEGATVRKVIVVPGKLVNVVAN, encoded by the coding sequence ATGGACGAGCAATACAATCCACGTAACGTAGAAGAGCATGCCCGCAACTTCTGGCAAGAGAACAACACCTTTACCGTCAAGGAAGAGCCCGGCAAGCCAAAGTACTACTGTCTCTCGATGTTCCCCTACCCCAGCGGCAAACTGCACATGGGTCACGTCCGCAACTACACCATCGGCGACGTGATTTCCCGTTACCAGCGCATGCAGGGCAAGAACGTCATGCAACCCATGGGCTGGGATGCGTTCGGCCTGCCGGCCGAGAATGCCGCCATCGCCAACAAGACGGCACCGGCCAAGTGGACCTACGCAAACATCGAGTACATGAAGAACCAGCTCAAACAACTGGGCTTCGGTTATGACTGGAATCGCGAGCTGGCCACCTGCAAGCCGGACTACTACCGCTGGGAACAGTGGTTCTTCGCCCGTCTTTATGAGAAAGGCCTGGTGTACAAGAAGATGTCTACCGTGAACTGGGATCCGGTGGACCAGACAGTGCTGGCCAACGAGCAAGTGGTTGATGGCCGGGGCTGGCGTTCAGGAGCCGTGGTTGAACAGAAAAAGATCCCACAGTGGTTTATCCGCATCACCGACTATGCCGAAGAACTGCTGAAAGATCTGGATCAGTTGGAGGACTGGCCCGAACAGGTCAAGACCATGCAGCGTAACTGGATCGGCAAGTCCGTTGGTACCGAGCTGACCTTCCCGCTGAAAGACAGTGATGACGGGTTGACGGTATACACCACCCGCCCGGACACCCTGATGGGGGTCAGCTACATGGCGGTGGCCGCCGAGCACCCGCTGGCAAAGGCGTCGGCAGAACGCCATCGCGATGTGGCAGAATTCGTGGAAGAGTGCCGCAACAGCAAGGTCGCTGAGGCCGAGCTGGCCACCATGGAAAAGAAAGGCATCGATACCGGCTTCAAGGCTGTCCATCCGCTGACTCAGGAGGAAATCCCGGTCTGGATCGCCAACTTTGTTCTCACTGATTACGGAACAGGTGCCCTGATGGCGGTTCCGGGCCACGATGAGCGGGATCACGAATTTGCCCTGAAATACCGTCTGCCCATCAAACAGGTGATTGCCGCCAGAGACGGTCGGGAAATCGACGTTCAGGAGATCGCGTTCACTGAGAAAGGTACGCTTGTTTCGTCCGGTAAATACAGCGGACTGACCAGTGAAGAGGCGTTCGATGAAATTGCCGAGTACCTGGAAGAACAGGGCATTGGCAAACGGACTGTTAACTACCGCCTGAGAGACTGGGGTGTTTCACGCCAGCGTTACTGGGGCGCACCAATCCCGATGATGACACTGGAAGACGGCACTGAGCGTCCGGTCCCCGACGATCAGCTGCCGGTCAGGCTTCCGGAAGACGTCGAGATGGACGGCGTTCAGTCTCCCATCAAGGCAGATCCGGAGTGGGCCAAGACTGACTTCGAGGGCCAGCCGGCTACGCTGGAAACCGATACCTTTGACACCTTCATGGAATCCTCCTGGTATTACGCCCGGTTCTGCAGCCCCAACTACGACAAGGGTATGCTGGACCCTGCAGCTGCTAACTATTGGCTGCCGGTTGATCAATACATCGGCGGTATCGAGCACGCTATTCTCCATCTGCTGTACGCACGATTCTTCCACAAGCTGCTGCGTGATGTAGGCCTGGTAACCAGTTCCGAGCCATTTAACCGCCTGCTTTGCCAGGGCATGGTTCTGGCGGAAACTTACTTCCGTACAGATGACTCCGGCAAAACAACCTGGATTGCGCCAGCCGACGTCACGGTTGAGCGTGACAGCAAAGGTCAGGTTATCAGGGCCATTCATAAAGAGGACGGCGAGCCGGTGGAAATTGGTGGCGTCACCAAGATGTCCAAATCCAAGAACAACGGCATCGATCCCCAGGCCATTATCGATCAACACGGAGCAGATACGGTTCGCCTGTTCATGATGTTCGCAGCGCCGCCCGAACAATCACTGGAATGGTCGGACAGTGGCGTGGAAGGTGCGCATCGTTTCCTCAAGCGCCTGTGGCGCATGGTAAGTGAGCACACATCAGCTGGCCCGGCACCAACGTTGAATGCGGCCGAACTCAATGATGCCCAGAAGGACCTGCGCCGGAAAACCCATGAGACCATCGCCAAGGTCAGCGATGATGTCAGTCGCCGCCTGACATTTAACACTGCCATTGCTGCTGTTATGGAACTACTCAACGAGGTTGGCAAGCTGTCAGACGACGCCCCCCAGAGTCGTGCCGTGCGCCAGGAAGCGCTGAACACCGCTGTGCTGGTTCTGGCCCCCATCGTCCCCCACATTTGCCACACTCTCTGGCAGGCACTGGGTCACGAGGAGCCTGTGGTCGACGCTCGTTGGCCGGAAGCCGACGAAAAAGCCATGGTGCGCAGCCAGATTCAGGTGGTGTTGCAGGTAAACGGCAAGGTTCGTGGTAAGGAAGATGTACCGACTGACATCAGCAAGGCCGACCTGGAAAAACTGGCACTCGAAAACGAGAATGTTATGCGCTTTACCGAAGGGGCCACGGTGCGAAAGGTCATCGTTGTTCCCGGCAAGCTGGTGAACGTGGTGGCCAACTGA
- the lptE gene encoding LPS assembly lipoprotein LptE, whose amino-acid sequence MNLCAGLKAARYPALVVALATLLGGCGFQLRGAPPVSPALQPLAVVCANQVPTSLCQSLRKQLELGGVDLRPASDARFALSLNGFEQDRRATAITVQAAAAEYTLRHSVGMELISSDGIPMIADTRLTASESYRYDETNVLAKQREEENLRIQLDDRLAQQIIFRLAPLTEGRIQAIQDQHKAKNEADNQRGSP is encoded by the coding sequence ATGAACTTGTGCGCCGGCCTGAAAGCTGCTCGCTATCCTGCACTGGTTGTCGCTCTGGCAACCCTTTTGGGTGGATGCGGTTTTCAGCTCCGGGGTGCACCTCCGGTTTCACCAGCCTTGCAGCCTCTTGCCGTGGTTTGTGCGAATCAGGTGCCCACCTCCCTGTGCCAGTCACTGCGCAAACAACTGGAGCTCGGAGGCGTCGATCTTCGCCCGGCCAGTGACGCCAGATTCGCCCTGAGCCTTAACGGCTTTGAGCAAGACCGGCGGGCAACGGCCATTACCGTGCAGGCGGCCGCTGCCGAGTATACGTTACGCCATTCCGTAGGTATGGAGCTGATCAGCAGCGACGGCATCCCGATGATCGCCGACACCCGCCTCACGGCCAGCGAAAGCTACCGCTACGACGAAACCAACGTGCTGGCAAAGCAGCGGGAAGAGGAAAACCTGCGGATTCAGCTGGATGACCGTCTCGCTCAGCAGATTATTTTTCGTCTCGCACCGCTGACCGAAGGGCGTATTCAGGCAATTCAGGATCAGCACAAAGCGAAAAACGAGGCTGACAACCAGCGCGGATCACCATGA
- the holA gene encoding DNA polymerase III subunit delta: MKTQPAQLPQLLKKGLSPVYLVSGDEPLLVQECCDHIRKSARDAGFHDRLTFHADHQLDWNAVAEEFSALSLFAERRRIEIHLPTGKLGDGRAVLERVLQDPPEDIILLLISARLDAAETRRKWYKELQNKGVHVPVWPVDADKFQGWLQQRASSRGLSLTRGALAMLGERLEGNLLAASQELDRLALLTNGNTIDEETVEQAVQDSSRFNGFELVTELLAGRAAHAGKMIGVLQQEGENPLGLLAVLTRDLSLILELKATAGQGDNPAGFLKKRGVFQPQRARVLEQAARRLNRGQLHSAITLCSQIDRAAKGFDDLSPWHHLRDMSVLLAPSS; encoded by the coding sequence ATGAAGACCCAGCCGGCCCAACTTCCCCAGCTCCTGAAAAAAGGTCTTTCACCCGTCTATCTTGTTTCCGGCGACGAACCTTTGCTGGTTCAGGAATGCTGTGACCATATCCGCAAATCTGCAAGGGATGCAGGCTTTCACGATCGTCTCACCTTCCATGCCGACCACCAGCTGGATTGGAACGCCGTGGCCGAAGAATTCAGCGCTTTGTCCCTGTTTGCCGAGCGCCGCCGTATCGAGATCCACCTCCCCACCGGCAAACTCGGCGACGGCAGGGCAGTTCTGGAGCGCGTTCTTCAGGACCCCCCGGAAGACATCATACTGCTGCTCATCAGCGCTCGTCTCGACGCCGCGGAAACCCGACGCAAGTGGTACAAGGAGCTTCAGAACAAGGGCGTACATGTGCCGGTTTGGCCAGTGGATGCCGACAAGTTCCAGGGCTGGTTACAACAACGCGCATCCAGTCGCGGCCTTAGCCTCACCCGCGGGGCCCTTGCCATGCTTGGCGAACGCCTCGAAGGGAACCTGCTGGCCGCAAGTCAGGAGCTTGACCGCCTGGCCCTGCTGACCAACGGGAACACCATTGACGAGGAAACGGTGGAACAGGCTGTTCAGGACAGCTCCCGTTTCAATGGCTTCGAGCTGGTGACTGAACTGCTTGCCGGTCGGGCCGCGCATGCCGGTAAAATGATCGGTGTTCTGCAGCAGGAGGGTGAAAACCCGCTGGGCTTGCTCGCCGTGCTTACCCGGGATCTGAGCCTGATACTGGAGCTCAAGGCAACTGCGGGCCAGGGTGACAACCCCGCTGGCTTCCTCAAGAAGCGAGGCGTATTCCAGCCACAACGTGCCCGGGTACTAGAACAGGCCGCAAGGCGCCTGAACCGTGGGCAACTTCATAGTGCAATCACGCTCTGCAGCCAGATTGATCGGGCGGCCAAGGGCTTTGATGACCTTTCTCCCTGGCATCACCTTCGAGATATGTCCGTGCTGCTCGCGCCCAGTTCCTGA
- a CDS encoding endonuclease — translation MKKIFLASTALFLLCATSVVIGQNTRFSDPDTVVKEQFWGNLYADGGNSFFCDTPFTSKGFVLTDGYVYPLADIRSALDCGTSRQCEQDNHYRQIASDLHNMIPVRSRTEMQRRNVRYENLGETINRDDCGIRESAGFFEPPERVKGDIARTVAYMVETYDLPWLGSTPVFQGWNRLDPPDDTELTRHRRVAEIQGNENPFLTNPDYMEQL, via the coding sequence ATGAAAAAAATCTTCCTGGCTTCCACCGCCCTCTTTCTATTATGCGCCACAAGCGTCGTCATTGGTCAAAACACCCGGTTCAGTGACCCGGACACGGTGGTCAAGGAGCAATTCTGGGGCAACCTGTACGCTGATGGCGGCAATTCGTTCTTCTGCGATACCCCTTTTACCAGCAAAGGCTTCGTCCTGACAGACGGTTACGTTTACCCGCTGGCAGACATTCGCAGTGCTCTGGACTGTGGTACCTCACGACAATGCGAGCAGGATAATCATTACCGTCAGATCGCATCGGATCTTCACAACATGATCCCGGTGAGAAGTCGAACAGAAATGCAGCGACGCAACGTCCGGTATGAAAACCTGGGAGAAACTATCAACAGGGATGACTGCGGCATTCGCGAGAGCGCTGGTTTTTTCGAGCCCCCCGAGAGAGTCAAAGGCGATATCGCGCGAACTGTCGCCTATATGGTGGAAACCTACGACCTTCCCTGGCTGGGATCCACGCCCGTATTCCAGGGCTGGAACCGGCTGGACCCACCGGACGATACCGAACTGACCCGGCACCGACGAGTCGCCGAAATTCAGGGCAATGAAAACCCCTTTTTAACCAACCCTGACTACATGGAGCAACTCTGA